A window of Deltaproteobacteria bacterium contains these coding sequences:
- a CDS encoding c-type cytochrome, with amino-acid sequence MKQIFLIPLFILFFLLASCNHGPNSGRGFSLPEGSVDKGHAAFVELECNTCHSVGDIEHVAGHEDPDINVALGGQVTAIKTYGDLMTSVINPSHRISRSHTNQNFVTEGGESKMVVDYETMTVQQLVDLVTYLESNYQYTPPTRSEYASYHATGQ; translated from the coding sequence ATGAAACAAATTTTCCTGATCCCGTTGTTTATTTTGTTCTTTTTACTCGCTTCCTGTAATCATGGGCCAAATTCAGGCCGCGGATTCTCACTTCCGGAAGGCAGTGTCGATAAAGGTCACGCCGCCTTTGTCGAGCTTGAATGCAACACCTGTCATTCGGTTGGTGACATCGAGCATGTTGCCGGGCACGAAGACCCTGACATCAACGTCGCGCTGGGCGGGCAAGTCACAGCCATCAAGACCTACGGCGATTTGATGACGTCGGTCATCAACCCCTCTCACAGGATAAGCCGGAGCCACACCAACCAGAACTTTGTCACCGAGGGTGGCGAATCGAAGATGGTTGTTGATTACGAAACGATGACTGTTCAGCAGTTGGTTGACCTGGTCACTTATCTGGAAAGCAACTATCAATACACGCCCCCAACGCGAAGCGAGTACGCAAGCTATCACGCGACTGGCCAGTAG